In Aphelocoma coerulescens isolate FSJ_1873_10779 chromosome 23, UR_Acoe_1.0, whole genome shotgun sequence, a genomic segment contains:
- the LOC138121985 gene encoding protein argonaute-3 isoform X2, with amino-acid sequence MCEVLDIHNIDEQPRPLTDSHRVKFTKEIKGLKVEVTHCGTMRRKYRVCNVTRRPASHQTFPLQLENGQTVERTVAQYFREKYNLQLKYPHLPCLQVGQEQKHTYLPLEVCNIVAGQRCIKKLTDNQTSTMIKATARSAPDRQEEISRLVRSANYDADPFVQEFQFKVRDEMAHVTGRVLPAPMLQYGGRNRTVATPSHGVWDMRGKQFHTGVEIKMWAIACFATQRQCREEILKGFTDQLRKISKDAGMPIQGQPCFCKYAQGADSVEPMFRHLKNTYSGLQLIIVILPGKTPVYAEVKRVGDTLLGMATQCVQVKNVIKTSPQTLSNLCLKINVKLGGINNILVPHQRPSVFQQPVIFLGADVTHPPAGDGKKPSIAAVVGSMDAHPSRYCATVRVQRPRQEIIQDLASMVRELLIQFYKSTRFKPTRIIFYRDGVSEGQFRQVLYYELLAIREACISLEKDYQPGITYIVVQKRHHTRLFCADRTERVGRSGNIPAGTTVDTDITHPYEFDFYLCSHAGIQGTSRPSHYHVLWDDNCFTADELQLLTYQLCHTYVRCTRSVSIPAPAYYAHLVAFRARYHLVDKEHDSAEGSHVSGQSNGRDPQALAKAVQIHQDTLRTMYFA; translated from the exons GTCTAAAGGTAGAAGTGACTCACTGTGGGACAATGAGAAGGAAGTACCGTGTCTGTAATGTAACGAGACGGCCTGCAAGTCATCAAAC CTTTCCTTTACAACTAGAAAATGGCCAGACTGTGGAGAGGACAGTAGCACAGTATTTCAGAGAGAAATACAACCTCCAGCTGAAATACCCTCACCTTCCTTGTCTGCAAGTGGGACAGGAACAAAAACACACCTACCTGCCTTTAGAA GTGTGTAACATCGTGGCTGGCCAGAGGTGCATCAAGAAGCTGACAGACAATCAGACATCGACCATGATAAAAGCAACAGCCAGGTCTGCCCCAGACAGGCAGGAGGAGATCAGCAGACTG GTGAGAAGCGCAAATTATGATGCAGATCCATTTGTCCAAGAGTTCCAGTTCAAAGTGCGGGATGAGATGGCCCACGTGACGGGGcgtgtgctcccagcccccatgCTGCAGTATGGAGGACGG AATCGAACCGTGGCAACACCAAGCCACGGTGTGTGGGACATGCGAGGGAAGCAGTTCCACACTGGGGTGGAGATCAAGATGTGGGCCATAGCTTGCTTTGCAACACAGAGACAGTGCAGAGAAGAAATTCTGAA GGGTTTCACAGACCAGCTACGCAAGATCTCCAAGGATGCTGGGATGCCAATCCAGGGCCAGCCCTGCTTCTGCAAGTACGCCCAGGGTGCAGACAGCGTGGAGCCCATGTTCCGACACCTCAAGAACACCTATTCAGGGCTTCAGCTCATCATTGTCATCCTGCCAGGGAAGACACCTGTGTATG CGGAGGTGAAGCGTGTGGGAGATACACTGTTGGGAATGGCCACACAGTGTGTTCAGGTCAAGAACGTCATTAAAACATCTCCACAGACCCTCTCAAATCTGTGCCTGAAGATTAATGTTAAACTAGGAGGAATCAACAACATCCTTGTACCTCATCAACG accTTCTGTGTTCCAGCAGCCAGTGATCTTTTTGGGAGCTGATGTCACTCACCCTCCAGCTGGAGATGGAAAGAAGCCTTCCATTGCTGCT GTTGTAGGCAGCATGGATGCTCATCCCAGCCGGTACTGTGCCACGGTGAGGGTCCAGCGGCCCCGGCAGGAGATCATCCAGGACCTGGCCTCCATGGTCAGGGAGCTGCTCATCCAGTTCTACAAATCAACACGGTTCAAGCCCACTCGTATCATCTTCTACAGGGACGGGGTCTCTGAGGGACAGTTCCGACAG GTTTTGTATTATGAGCTGCTGGCCATTAGAGAAGCCTGCATTAGTTTGGAGAAGGATTACCAGCCTGGAATAACCTACATTGTGGTGCAGAAGCGACATCATACACGGCTGTTCTGTGCTGACAGAACAGAAAGG GTTGGACGAAGTGGCAATATTCCAGCTGGGACAACTGTAGATACTGACATTACACACCCCTACGAGTTTGATTTTTACCTCTGTAGCCATGCTGGAATACAG GGAACCAGCCGTCCCTCCCACTACCACGTCCTGTGGGATGACAACTGCTTCACAGCAGacgagctgcagctgctgacgTACCAGCTGTGCCATACGTACGTGCGCTGCACCCGCTCCGTCTCCATCCCCGCGCCCGCCTACTACGCTCACCTGGTGGCATTCAGAGCACGCTACCACCTCGTGGACAAGGAACACGACAG TGCTGAAGGGAGCCACGTGTCAGGACAGAGCAACGGGCGAGACCCGCAGGCCCTGGCGAAGGCTGTACAGATTCACCAAGACACCTTACGCACGATGTACTTCGCTTAA